The DNA segment TACTGCTCAAAACCTGAACCAAGACTTAGAAAATTTCCGCCTTCTTGCATCGAGAAATCGTGTCCGTCGCAAGCGTTGGCAGATTTTCGGGATGATTGGGCTGGGTGCGATCGCCACTATACTGATTTTTAGTTGGTGGCAAAGTCGCCAGACAACAGTAGTACGCGACATACCCCCCATTCCCAACCCATCATTACCCGTGGAGACTCAGCCCCCAACAGATTTACGGGAAATGTCTACGGGAATGGTGACAGCTACAGCTACAGAAAAATTGAATCAAGGTGATTTAGATTCTGGACTAGCAGCTGTAGAAGAATTACTCAATCGCAACGCACTACAACCTGCCCAAACAGCATTACAATTAATTCCTTCCAATCAAGAAAAACAGGCATCAGTTAACTTCCTCAAAGGAAGATTAGCTTGGCAGTCTATCCAAACGGGAGATAAAAAATACAGTATTGATGATGCCCGTCGTTATTGGGAAATAGCGGTGAAAGCTAACCCAAACTCACTTTTATATACCAATGCTTTAGGGTTTGCTTATTATGCTGAGGGTAATATCAATCGAGCCAATGACTCTTGGTTTCAAGCATTAAATCTAGCACTAGAGCAAGAGAGCGCTGCTGATACTGTCGAAATTTCCCCTACCGCAGATGTGCCGATTGAGGCTTTACCGGCATATGCTGGTTTAGCATTGGGGATGTATAAAAATGCCCGTGATTTACCTCCCGATAAGCAGGCGCAATATATGAATGAAGCCCTCAAATTGCGGCAAACAGTTTTAGAAAAAGATCCCATCAATTTTCAGCTAGACGAATTGAGCAAAAATTGGCTATGGACAGAAAATAGTCTACGAGACTGGCGATCGCTTCTGCAACAAAAAAGCCCCAAGTAGAGTACGGGAAGATGAGAGATTGGGGAGTGGAGAGTAACTGACAACTGAAGCATATAAAGATTTCATGAAGTGCAGGCTGGATAGTCGCTATTGTGAAAATTTGTAAAAGTACTTTGGGAAAACTAAATATGGGAATACTGCTTTTTGAGTAATTGGCTGAACTGTAATTGTTCGGAATGGAAAGTAGCAAAAATACCTGAGGGCTAAAGGAACAAAATTATGCTCGCTAATCAAAGCGTGAAAAACGGTCATGATTTGAGCCTGAAATTAGATTCTACGTTACAAGAATTACCTGTGTGGGATGTTGAGGTGGAAATTCATCTTCCAGGTAACAAATTGATTAGCTTTTTTGAGCATGAGCCTTTATTGCCAGGAGTCATTTTAACTGATAATCAGAAATTTGTAGGGATGATTTCACGACAGCGATTTTTTGAGTGTATGAGTCGTCCTTATAGTTTTGGCTTGTTTTCGATGCGCCCGATTGAAAGTCTCTACAATTTTCTCCAAGCACAAATTTTTATCTTTCCTGCCCATAAGTTAGTAACAGAAACTACTCAAGAAGCATTGCAGCGATCACCTCAATTTGTCTATGAACCAATTTTAGTGAAAAGTGCATCGGGAAAGCATGAGGTACTCGATTTCCATCAGCTGCTTTTAGCTAACTCCCAAATTCATGCTCTCACCCTAGAAAAACTACAACACGTCAAAAAACAATCCCGAATAGCTAAGGCAGGATTTCGTGACCTGCAAAATAACTATACTCAACTATTGCAAAATGAGAAAATGGCGGCTTTAGGTCAGTTGGTCGCAGGTATTGCTCATGAAGTTAATAATCCCATCAACTTTATTGCTGGTAATCTTGTCCATACTATTGACTACACTCAGCAATTACTCAACCTCATCAATTTATACCAACATAATTATCCCCATCCTGTAGAGGAAATTACAACTGCGATCGCTGAAAGTGAACTGGGCTTTATTAGCCATGATTTACCTAATCTACTAACTTCTATGCGGAGTGGGTGCGATCGGATCGTACAAATTATTCGCTCTTTACGCAATTTCTCTCGTCTGGATGAATCTGATAGAAAACTGGTGGATATTCATGAAGGTATTGATAGCACTTTGCTGATTTTACAAAGTCGGCTCAAAAACCCAAACATTACTCACCCTATTAACGTTATCAAAGAATATGAGAACCTGCCTTTAGTTGATTGCTATGCTGGTTTACTCAATCAAGTATTTATGAATCTTCTCAGCAATGCTATTGATGCTTTGGAAGAAGCTATAGTCAAATATTCAGGAATGGTAACCAAGCCACAAATTATCATTCGGACAGAAATTATAGATGATCAGCAAGTAGTAATTCGCATTGCTGACAACGGGATAGGAATCCCAGAAGAGGCAAAACAGCGATTGTTTGACCCATTTTTTACGACTAAGCCTGTAGGTAAAGGTACTGGTTTAGGTTTATCTATCTGCCATCAGATTATCGTTGAGAAACATGGTGGACAGATGGATTGTATATCTAGTTTAGGAAAAGGAGCCGAGTTCATTATTAAAATTCCACTCAAATTTAAAGTAGTCGGCAAATGAATCAAGATTTTTACACAGAATACTTGCGTATATTGACTAGACCGTGTCAGGATCAATCTGCATGAACCAATAAAGTAATATCTTATGAGAAAAAAATGGGCAGTTAGCCTAATACTGCTGACAACTTTGGGAAATTTAGCTTGGTCATGGAGTGCTAGGGCTAATTTTAATGGCAAGCTGACTGTGGAAATTGATGGGTTAAAAAACAAACAAGGACAAGTTTGCGTCAGCATATTTACTAGTAGCCAAGGATTCCCCGGTGACCGCAAACGGGTATTCGATAGGCAGTGTACTCAGATTAACGAAACACCATTAAAACTTACTTTTAACAACTTAAAAGCAGGAACTTACGCTGTAGCAGCCATTCAAGACTTGAATGGTGATGGCACTCTTAATCGCAATGACTTAGGTATGCCTGTTGAACCCTTTGGATTTTCACGTAACCCAGAAGTTCGCACCAGCGCCCCCAAATTTGGAGATGCCGCTTTTATTTTGGCAGGCCGCAACACTACTATTCAAGTCCAGATGAAAAAGTTGTAAATGAGGATTTTAACGAGAATCTTCTAGAGTACTGTCTGCTAGGCTTTTTTTATCTACATTCCGCATTCTATTCATCTGAGTTAGGGCATACCTTGCTGTTGCCTGGACTTCAGCATCAGGGTCATCTAGGGCATGAGCTAACATCTGGCTCATCTGAGCCATCATGTCATAGACGCGAGTTAAATCACGAATTGCGTTTTGTCTAACTTGTGGGCTTTCGTCCTGCATGGAGACGGCAAAAGCCTTGTTGATTGGTTTGAGTGAACGGACGTTAATTTCTGATAAAGCAGCCAAAATTAAGTTCCGTTGTTGTGAATCGGCATCAATCAACATATTGACGAGTGGTTGAATTGCACGCGAATCGCCCTGTTGTCCTAAATCCCAGATAGCTTTGTGTCGTTTTGTGGGGTCAGTACTACGTAAATCTTGAACTAACTCATCCACAATGTTGAGTTTAGCAAGACGTGAAGTTGTTTCTATGGGCATCACCGTCGCGGGGAATGATGCTGGCGCTGTTTGGGAAACGCTGGCTTGAGCAGTAGTTTCCTGATAATTAGATGTGTGTGCTAACTCTTGTAAAACTGGTGCAATGGGATCTTGCTGATTGGCACTTAAAGCTTTTTGTGGCGCTGTTTTGAGTTGCTTCTGTGGTTTTTTTGGGGTCAAACCGCCGTAATAAATATAAGATTGCGCCAATAGTTCCTAAAGTTCCTAAGCCCAATATTGACCACCAAAGAAAATCTCTAAAGGCTGAATTAGAGTTATTGGTGGTTGTGACGGGAGCTTCAGAAGATGAGGCGACAGCTAGTTTATTCTGATTATCTATCAAGGCTGTTTGTAAAATTCTCTTAGTGGCTAGATCCGCCACCCCATCAACTCTACTAAACACCTTAGCTTGCTGAAATTTTGCTACAGCCTTTTTTGTACTGTCTCCGTATTTTCCATCAGCAATGCCACTGTAATATCCTAACTGCTTTAATTGCGTTTGTAGTGTTTGCACATCCGGCCCTTGACTACCTGGCTTCAGAACAACTTGCCCAATCGTCGAAGTGGAACTGACTTGTGCCACTTCTAATTTTTCAGGTGCGAAGTTGGTTGTAGCTGTACTGGCTTGAGTTGAGTAAAAACCCACACAAGAAAAACAGGTAAGTATGAAAATTGAGGGGTAGTTTAGCCTCATATTAAAAGTTAGAGCCTGAATGTGTTTTTAAAGTTATCGGGGAATTGATAACCTAAATGTGTGTAAGTACTAATTTTTATTTTGACGCAAAAATCTAACCATAGTTGCTAGTAATATACCTTATTTTGTCTAATTATTTTATTTTTTCTTCTGATTCAGGTGATCCAAAAATTCAGATTCTTCTGTCTTCACTTGCTCTGCAAACTCAGCGATTGATGATTTTTTATGGGCAAGTGTCTCAGGGTAGAGTTTCTGGCTCAGACTCTCTAACTTTTACAGTTAAGGGATTGAGCTTTTTCGCAGTTGCTTCTGCGAGTATTGGCTGGGATTTTGCAGATATTTCCTCCATGACAGATTGTTTGTTCTGTCCTGCCAGGTTATCACGCTGATTTATGAGGTAGATGCTGATTAAAGTGAGGAATACTCCTACCCATTGCAAAGTACTGAGAACTTCGGAGAGTAAGAGATGACCGAATAACAGGGCAAATATGGGAGTAAGGAAGGTGAGGGAACTGAGGCTGGTAAGACTACCACTAGAAGCGAAGTAGAAAAATAATCCGTAGGCGATCGCACTGCCAAAGACGGTAGCATAAGCTAAAGCCAGCCATTCCGAACCTACCAGGTTTTCCCATTGTTGAGATTCTACGACTGAGGAAATCCCCCACAATGGTAACCCACCAATAATCATGTGCCAGCCTGTAGCCGTCACAGGGTCAACATAGCGGGTTACGAATCTAATTAATACCGTTCCCACTGCCATCGACAAAGCCGCTAACAGCATTAACCATTCACCACTAGCAAACAGGTTTTGCCAGTTGCCAATTGTCACCTCTGCACCTGTACCTAGTAAACTGAAAATCCACTCATCAGGTAAGCCAATTAAACTAATTCCTGTGACTCCCAGACCTAATCCCAGCCATCCCCATAAACCAATCCGTTCTTGAAATAGCCACAGCGACAGCAACGCCACCGCTAAAGGTTGGGAGTCAATCATGACTGAACCTAACCCTGCACTGGTACGGACTAACCCTTCAGCTAAGAACCCTTGAAATAAGGTTCCATCCACTAGCCCAAATAAGGAAATCCATAACCACGCTTGCCAACTATTGGGCTGGGGTCTACCTGACAGTGCGGCGGCAATTAAAATTAACACTCCCGCCGGTAGCAACCGCACTCCCGCCAAGAAAAACGGTGTGGTGTGGGGCATAACTCCTTTCATGGCTACCATTGCCGTCCCCCATAAAAAAAATGGAGCAATTAGCAGTAGAGGGGCTATGGGAAATTTGGATGCACTGAGTTTCAGTTGCATGGTGTTGGTGATGCCTTTGGTTTACAGATGCAGAGATTACTTTAACCAATTCTACCCAATTGTGTCTTTTTGTGAAGGAAATAATACTTAGGGATTTGGTCATGGGTAACAGGTAACAAGTAATTGGGAGAAGATTTTTAGCTATTACCTATGACCCATTACCTATTACCATTTCCTGAATTGATCACCAGCAACGTAGCTTGTTTAGGAGAAATTAGGAAGTAAGTTTTTTTCCAAATGGGTGAGTAATTTCACACCAAATTCTGCTTCAAAGACTGCTTTTTTGTAGTCTAAACTCCAGAGTTCTAAGGCGCAATTATCATCGGGTCGAGATGGATAGATGAGCAAATTAAACTGCTGGAAGTGGTGATAATAATCACATTTGATTTGAGCGATCGCTCCAATTTGTCGCCGATCTAATGCTACTGCCAATCTTAACAGCGCACTTAATTGGCTCACGGCTTGCCGATGCTCTTTACTCAACAGGTTCCGGAAATTTTCATGCTTTTTCTTGGGTGGTGATTTGCGGTGATACCGGGCTAAATTGGCAATGATTTCGATCTCGGTTTCGTTGTAACCGAGTAGTTCACTATTGCGAATGAGATAGTAGGAATGTTTGTGGTGGGATGAATGGCTGACATGATGACCGCAGTTGTGTAAAATTGCCGCCGCCCAAAGTAATCGCCGTTCGTTGCTGCCCCAGTGGTGTAGTAGTCCTTGGGTTTGGTCAAATAAACTCAGGGCAAATGTAGCTACGCGATCGCTATACTCTAAGTTAACTTGATACTTACTTGCTTGTTTAAGGACACTACGCTGGCGAATCGAACTTTGAAACCGCAATCTGTCTTCAATTAAGCCGTGGCTTAACATCCAGTCAACAATTACCCCTTCCCGTAGTGCGCGACCACAAGCGGTTAATGACTCCACACCCAACAGGGTCATGGCTTCTTGTAAGATGACAGCGCCGGCGAGTATGACTTCAGAGCGTTTTTCGGGCATTCCGGGGATAGCGGCTCTTTCGGCATTTGTCATTCTCCGCAGGCGATTTACCCACTCTCGCAAGTCTTTGAGAGTGAATTGATAGCCGTTGAGGGTAGAAGGGACTGTACCAGATTTTTCCCGCGCATGAATCATAGCGATGGTTTCAATAGTGCCAGAAGTGCCAATTAAACGGGGAGATTCGCCAAAATTCAGGTTAGCTAGCACTTCCTCTACAGAACGTTCTAACATTCCCCTGGCATAGGCTTGCAGGTATTGAAACTCAATATTGCTGATGGGATCTGTGGTGATTAACTCGCTCGTGAGTCGTACCGCACCAACTTTGGTGCTGGTGAGGGTGCGAGGTTCTTGAGTATCACCTAAAATCAACTCCGTAGAACCACCACCAATATCAATAATCAGGTG comes from the Nostoc sp. PCC 7120 = FACHB-418 genome and includes:
- a CDS encoding DMT family transporter → MQLKLSASKFPIAPLLLIAPFFLWGTAMVAMKGVMPHTTPFFLAGVRLLPAGVLILIAAALSGRPQPNSWQAWLWISLFGLVDGTLFQGFLAEGLVRTSAGLGSVMIDSQPLAVALLSLWLFQERIGLWGWLGLGLGVTGISLIGLPDEWIFSLLGTGAEVTIGNWQNLFASGEWLMLLAALSMAVGTVLIRFVTRYVDPVTATGWHMIIGGLPLWGISSVVESQQWENLVGSEWLALAYATVFGSAIAYGLFFYFASSGSLTSLSSLTFLTPIFALLFGHLLLSEVLSTLQWVGVFLTLISIYLINQRDNLAGQNKQSVMEEISAKSQPILAEATAKKLNPLTVKVRESEPETLP
- a CDS encoding peptidoglycan-binding domain-containing protein, yielding MGFYSTQASTATTNFAPEKLEVAQVSSTSTIGQVVLKPGSQGPDVQTLQTQLKQLGYYSGIADGKYGDSTKKAVAKFQQAKVFSRVDGVADLATKRILQTALIDNQNKLAVASSSEAPVTTTNNSNSAFRDFLWWSILGLGTLGTIGAILYLLRRFDPKKTTEATQNSATKSFKCQSARSHCTSFTRVSTHI
- a CDS encoding HEAT repeat domain-containing protein, with the protein product MTPKKPQKQLKTAPQKALSANQQDPIAPVLQELAHTSNYQETTAQASVSQTAPASFPATVMPIETTSRLAKLNIVDELVQDLRSTDPTKRHKAIWDLGQQGDSRAIQPLVNMLIDADSQQRNLILAALSEINVRSLKPINKAFAVSMQDESPQVRQNAIRDLTRVYDMMAQMSQMLAHALDDPDAEVQATARYALTQMNRMRNVDKKSLADSTLEDSR
- a CDS encoding Ppx/GppA phosphatase family protein; this translates as MVNLVSSSWESVSTQPVQQHRIIAAIDMGTNSLHMVVVKIDPTLPAFSIVSREKETVRLGDRNIATGELKPEVMAKAIATLKRFQEVAKTANAETLIAVATSAVREAPNGKDFLHQIETELGLSVDLISGQEEARRIYLGVLSGMEFHNQPHLIIDIGGGSTELILGDTQEPRTLTSTKVGAVRLTSELITTDPISNIEFQYLQAYARGMLERSVEEVLANLNFGESPRLIGTSGTIETIAMIHAREKSGTVPSTLNGYQFTLKDLREWVNRLRRMTNAERAAIPGMPEKRSEVILAGAVILQEAMTLLGVESLTACGRALREGVIVDWMLSHGLIEDRLRFQSSIRQRSVLKQASKYQVNLEYSDRVATFALSLFDQTQGLLHHWGSNERRLLWAAAILHNCGHHVSHSSHHKHSYYLIRNSELLGYNETEIEIIANLARYHRKSPPKKKHENFRNLLSKEHRQAVSQLSALLRLAVALDRRQIGAIAQIKCDYYHHFQQFNLLIYPSRPDDNCALELWSLDYKKAVFEAEFGVKLLTHLEKNLLPNFS
- a CDS encoding ATP-binding protein — translated: MLANQSVKNGHDLSLKLDSTLQELPVWDVEVEIHLPGNKLISFFEHEPLLPGVILTDNQKFVGMISRQRFFECMSRPYSFGLFSMRPIESLYNFLQAQIFIFPAHKLVTETTQEALQRSPQFVYEPILVKSASGKHEVLDFHQLLLANSQIHALTLEKLQHVKKQSRIAKAGFRDLQNNYTQLLQNEKMAALGQLVAGIAHEVNNPINFIAGNLVHTIDYTQQLLNLINLYQHNYPHPVEEITTAIAESELGFISHDLPNLLTSMRSGCDRIVQIIRSLRNFSRLDESDRKLVDIHEGIDSTLLILQSRLKNPNITHPINVIKEYENLPLVDCYAGLLNQVFMNLLSNAIDALEEAIVKYSGMVTKPQIIIRTEIIDDQQVVIRIADNGIGIPEEAKQRLFDPFFTTKPVGKGTGLGLSICHQIIVEKHGGQMDCISSLGKGAEFIIKIPLKFKVVGK
- a CDS encoding DUF2141 domain-containing protein, producing MRKKWAVSLILLTTLGNLAWSWSARANFNGKLTVEIDGLKNKQGQVCVSIFTSSQGFPGDRKRVFDRQCTQINETPLKLTFNNLKAGTYAVAAIQDLNGDGTLNRNDLGMPVEPFGFSRNPEVRTSAPKFGDAAFILAGRNTTIQVQMKKL